A region from the Streptomyces lydicus genome encodes:
- a CDS encoding glycoside hydrolase family 31 protein: MDGRDLVRSVRMIKAVGPAQGLRSVRTAWRARRADALALPRGTAERARVPGAARGAEPQPGGGLIHFERSSLRVRVASGGAVFCGWEGAEPEPSYALAGACPEVDARAVLEPDTEGGWRVVSERVLVVVSRHGAVEVRTPGGAVLRRELPPRWWDRTAAEGADGRPEGSGASRWVQRAQVAADARFFGLGGRAHGPRLRDGAYRLWNTDPGGAFAPGDDPLSLTMPVQLVVADAGTHLVFHDNSWDGRVTLREGAEGAGSGHDRPGTCEVRMDGGPLRYWVLAGTPARVLQGWTALTGSPALPPQWALGYQHARWGFDGQAEVRRVVAGYRERGLPLSAVHLDIDHYDRHRVFTVDRRRYPDLPGLARELRADGVRLVSIVDPAVKAEPGDAVYEGGVAADAFVRDARGREVRGVVWPGESVYPDFTDARARKWWGALYAERLAQGFAGVWHDMNEPVSFAAFGERTLPRSARHALEGRGGDHREAHNVYGLAMARAGFEGLCELRPAERPFLFSRSGWAGLQRYGGSWSGDVATGWAGLRASLSLVLGLGLCGVPYSGPDIGGFSGVPSPELYLRWFQLGSFLPLFRTHSALGAGRREPWEYGDEVLEHARTALRERRRLLPYFGTLGQLARLTGAPYVRPVWWSAPRDRALRDCEDAFLLGDALLVAPALAAGVTRRPVRLPRGRWYDTATGRAYDGPGQVWVEAPLSRIPVLARAGAVLPVTGADGGTELEVWAPAAGRGGGGLVVPDAGDGWQRPTVERFTSRWEGDRVIVERRDGGAVGYPVRVRGVADGVGA, from the coding sequence ATGGACGGGCGGGATCTGGTGCGGTCGGTACGGATGATCAAGGCGGTCGGGCCGGCGCAGGGGCTACGGTCCGTGCGTACGGCGTGGCGGGCGCGGCGGGCGGATGCGCTGGCGCTGCCGCGGGGCACCGCCGAGCGGGCGCGGGTGCCGGGGGCGGCTCGTGGCGCGGAGCCCCAGCCGGGCGGCGGGCTGATCCACTTCGAGCGGTCGTCGCTGCGGGTGCGGGTGGCCTCGGGCGGTGCGGTGTTCTGCGGCTGGGAGGGCGCCGAGCCGGAGCCCTCGTACGCGCTGGCCGGGGCGTGTCCCGAGGTGGACGCGCGGGCGGTGCTGGAACCCGACACCGAGGGCGGCTGGCGGGTGGTCTCCGAGCGGGTGCTGGTGGTGGTGTCCCGGCACGGTGCGGTCGAGGTGCGGACGCCCGGCGGGGCCGTGCTGCGGCGGGAGTTGCCGCCGCGCTGGTGGGACCGTACGGCCGCGGAGGGGGCGGACGGGCGGCCCGAAGGGAGTGGCGCCTCGCGCTGGGTCCAGCGGGCACAGGTCGCCGCCGATGCCCGGTTCTTCGGGCTCGGCGGCCGGGCACACGGGCCGCGGCTGCGGGACGGTGCCTACCGGCTGTGGAACACGGATCCCGGCGGCGCCTTCGCACCAGGGGACGATCCGCTGTCGCTGACGATGCCGGTGCAGCTGGTGGTGGCGGACGCCGGGACACATCTGGTCTTCCACGACAACTCCTGGGACGGCCGGGTGACGCTGCGCGAGGGCGCGGAGGGTGCGGGCTCGGGGCATGACCGGCCGGGCACCTGTGAAGTACGGATGGACGGCGGACCGCTGCGCTACTGGGTGCTGGCGGGTACCCCGGCCCGGGTGCTGCAGGGCTGGACGGCGCTGACCGGGTCGCCCGCGCTGCCGCCGCAGTGGGCGCTGGGATACCAGCACGCCCGCTGGGGCTTCGACGGCCAGGCCGAGGTGCGCCGGGTGGTGGCGGGCTACCGCGAGCGCGGGCTTCCGCTGTCCGCCGTCCATTTGGACATCGACCACTACGACCGGCACCGGGTCTTCACCGTCGACCGCCGGCGCTATCCGGATCTGCCCGGTCTGGCGCGGGAGTTGCGGGCGGACGGGGTGCGGCTGGTGTCGATCGTGGATCCGGCGGTGAAGGCGGAGCCGGGGGATGCGGTGTACGAGGGCGGGGTGGCGGCGGATGCCTTCGTACGGGACGCGCGCGGGCGGGAGGTGCGCGGGGTGGTGTGGCCGGGCGAGTCGGTGTACCCGGATTTCACCGATGCGCGGGCGCGCAAGTGGTGGGGGGCGCTGTACGCGGAGCGGCTGGCGCAGGGCTTCGCCGGTGTGTGGCACGACATGAACGAGCCGGTCTCCTTCGCCGCGTTCGGGGAGCGGACGCTGCCGCGCTCGGCACGGCACGCCCTGGAGGGCAGGGGCGGCGATCACCGGGAGGCGCACAACGTCTACGGCCTGGCCATGGCCCGGGCCGGCTTCGAGGGGCTGTGCGAACTGCGGCCCGCCGAGCGGCCGTTCCTCTTCTCCCGTTCGGGCTGGGCGGGGCTGCAGCGCTACGGCGGCAGCTGGTCGGGCGATGTGGCGACGGGCTGGGCGGGGCTGCGGGCTTCGCTGTCGCTGGTGCTGGGGCTGGGGCTGTGCGGGGTCCCGTACAGCGGTCCCGATATCGGCGGGTTCTCCGGGGTGCCGTCCCCCGAGCTGTATCTGCGGTGGTTCCAACTGGGCTCCTTCCTGCCGCTGTTCCGTACCCATTCGGCGCTCGGGGCGGGGCGGCGGGAGCCGTGGGAGTACGGGGACGAGGTGCTGGAGCATGCCCGCACGGCACTGCGCGAGCGGCGGCGGCTGCTGCCGTACTTCGGGACGCTGGGCCAGTTGGCGCGGCTGACCGGCGCGCCGTACGTCCGGCCGGTGTGGTGGAGCGCACCCCGGGACCGGGCCCTGCGGGACTGCGAGGACGCCTTTCTGCTGGGGGATGCGCTGCTGGTGGCGCCGGCGCTGGCGGCGGGCGTCACCCGGCGGCCGGTGCGGCTGCCGCGCGGACGGTGGTACGACACCGCGACCGGGCGGGCGTACGACGGTCCCGGGCAGGTGTGGGTGGAGGCGCCGCTGTCGCGGATACCGGTGCTGGCACGGGCCGGTGCGGTGCTGCCGGTGACCGGGGCGGACGGCGGGACGGAGCTGGAGGTGTGGGCGCCGGCGGCCGGGCGCGGGGGCGGCGGGCTGGTGGTGCCGGACGCCGGGGACGGCTGGCAGCGGCCGACGGTGGAACGGTTCACCTCGCGGTGGGAGGGCGACCGGGTGATCGTGGAGCGGCGGGACGGGGGCGCGGTGGGGTATCCGGTGCGGGTGCGGGGGGTGGCGGACGGGGTGGGGGCGTAG
- a CDS encoding acetoacetate--CoA ligase, with the protein MTTAPQSVPQPEPLWQPGPDRIAGAQVTRFHTWAAAHHGAPAPTPGDPAVSYAALHRWSVDDLPAFWQATAEWFDVRFATPYETVLADRAMPGARWFPGATLNYAEQALRAAEDPARAGDPALLYVDETQEPTPVTWAELRAQVASLAAELRRLGVRPGDRVSAYVPNIPQAVVALLATAAVGAVWTSCAPDFGARSVLDRFQQIEPVVLFTVDGYRYGGKEHDRRDTVAELRAELPTLRAVVHIPLLGTPAPEGALNWSDLTSNGTEPVFEQVPFDHPLWVLYSSGTTGLPKAIVQSQGGILLEHLKQTGLHCDLGPDDRFFWYTSTGWMMWNFLVAGLLVGATIVLYDGSPGHPDISAQWRVAETTRATVFGTSAAYVMACRKAGIHPARDLDLSAVTCVATTGSPLPPDGFRWLHDSFAESGADLWTASVSGGTDVCSCFAGAVPTLPVHIGELQAACLGTDLQAWDPQGEPVVDEVGELVVTKPMPSMPTRFWNDPDGTRYHDSYFDMYPGVWRHGDWITVTSRGSVVIHGRSDSTLNRQGVRMGSADIYEAVERLPEIRESLVIGLELPDGGYWMPLFVHLAPGATLDDTLRDRIKRTIRTELSPRHVPDDIIEAPGVPHTLTGKRIEVPVKRLLQGTPLDKAVNPGSVDNLELLRFYERVARDRTADSAQ; encoded by the coding sequence ATGACCACCGCACCGCAGTCCGTCCCGCAGCCGGAACCCCTCTGGCAACCAGGCCCGGACCGGATCGCCGGCGCACAGGTCACCCGCTTCCACACCTGGGCGGCCGCGCACCACGGCGCGCCCGCACCCACCCCCGGCGACCCCGCCGTGAGCTACGCCGCCCTGCACCGCTGGTCCGTCGACGACCTCCCCGCCTTCTGGCAGGCCACCGCCGAGTGGTTCGACGTCCGCTTCGCCACCCCGTACGAGACCGTCCTCGCCGACCGCGCGATGCCCGGCGCCCGCTGGTTCCCCGGCGCCACCCTCAACTACGCCGAGCAGGCCCTGCGCGCCGCCGAGGACCCGGCCCGCGCCGGCGACCCCGCGCTGCTGTACGTCGACGAGACCCAGGAGCCCACCCCGGTCACCTGGGCGGAGCTGCGTGCACAGGTCGCCTCGCTGGCCGCGGAACTGCGCCGCCTCGGCGTCCGCCCAGGCGACCGGGTCAGCGCCTACGTCCCCAACATCCCGCAGGCCGTCGTCGCCCTCCTCGCCACCGCCGCGGTCGGCGCCGTCTGGACCTCCTGCGCCCCCGACTTCGGCGCCCGCAGCGTGCTCGACCGCTTCCAGCAGATCGAACCCGTCGTCCTGTTCACCGTCGACGGCTACCGCTACGGCGGCAAGGAGCACGACCGCCGCGACACCGTCGCCGAACTCCGCGCCGAACTCCCCACCCTGCGCGCCGTCGTCCACATCCCACTGCTCGGCACCCCCGCCCCCGAAGGCGCCCTGAACTGGTCGGACCTGACCTCGAACGGCACCGAACCGGTCTTCGAGCAGGTCCCCTTCGACCACCCGCTGTGGGTCCTGTACTCCTCCGGCACCACCGGCTTGCCCAAGGCCATCGTGCAGTCCCAGGGCGGCATCCTCCTCGAACACCTCAAGCAGACCGGCCTGCACTGCGACCTCGGCCCCGACGACCGGTTCTTCTGGTACACCTCCACCGGCTGGATGATGTGGAACTTCCTCGTCGCCGGCCTCCTGGTGGGCGCCACGATCGTGCTCTACGACGGCAGCCCGGGACACCCCGACATCTCCGCCCAGTGGCGGGTCGCCGAAACCACCCGCGCCACCGTCTTCGGCACCTCCGCCGCCTACGTCATGGCCTGCCGCAAGGCCGGCATCCACCCGGCCCGCGACCTCGACCTCTCCGCCGTCACCTGCGTCGCCACCACCGGCTCCCCGCTCCCGCCCGACGGCTTCCGCTGGCTGCACGACTCGTTCGCGGAGAGCGGCGCCGACCTCTGGACCGCCTCCGTCAGCGGCGGCACCGACGTCTGCAGCTGCTTCGCCGGTGCCGTCCCCACCCTCCCGGTCCACATCGGCGAACTCCAGGCCGCCTGCCTCGGCACCGACCTCCAGGCCTGGGACCCCCAGGGCGAACCGGTCGTCGACGAGGTCGGCGAACTCGTCGTCACCAAGCCCATGCCGTCCATGCCCACCCGTTTCTGGAACGACCCCGACGGCACCCGCTACCACGACAGCTACTTCGACATGTACCCCGGCGTCTGGCGGCACGGCGACTGGATCACCGTCACCTCCCGCGGCAGCGTCGTCATCCACGGCCGCTCCGACTCCACCCTCAACCGCCAGGGCGTCCGGATGGGCTCCGCCGACATCTACGAAGCCGTCGAACGGCTCCCCGAGATCCGCGAATCCCTCGTCATCGGCCTGGAACTCCCCGACGGCGGCTACTGGATGCCGCTCTTCGTCCACCTCGCCCCCGGCGCCACCCTCGACGACACCCTGCGCGACCGCATCAAGCGCACCATCCGCACCGAGCTCTCCCCGCGGCACGTCCCGGACGACATCATCGAAGCCCCCGGCGTCCCGCACACCCTCACCGGCAAGCGCATCGAGGTCCCCGTCAAGCGCCTCCTCCAGGGCACCCCGCTCGACAAGGCCGTCAACCCCGGCTCCGTCGACAACCTCGAACTGCTCCGGTTCTACGAGCGGGTGGCCCGCGACCGCACCGCCGACAGCGCGCAGTAG
- a CDS encoding PTS sugar transporter subunit IIA: protein MTTVTSPLAGRAIGLAAVPDPVFSGAMVGPGTAIDPVREPSAAVSPVDGVLVSLHPHAFVVVDSEGHGVLTHLGIDTVQLNGEGFELLVNKGDTVARGQEIVRWNPAAVEEAGKSPVCPVVALEATADSLGEVSEAGDVKAGDQLFSWQ from the coding sequence ATGACCACCGTGACGTCCCCTCTTGCCGGACGCGCCATCGGACTCGCGGCTGTGCCCGATCCGGTGTTCTCCGGAGCGATGGTGGGTCCCGGTACCGCCATCGATCCGGTACGTGAACCGTCTGCTGCGGTTTCGCCCGTGGACGGTGTTCTCGTATCACTGCACCCGCATGCGTTCGTCGTCGTCGACTCCGAGGGGCACGGTGTGCTGACCCATCTCGGTATCGACACCGTTCAGCTCAATGGCGAGGGCTTCGAGCTGCTCGTGAACAAGGGTGACACCGTCGCTCGTGGGCAGGAGATCGTGCGCTGGAACCCGGCCGCGGTCGAGGAGGCCGGTAAGTCGCCGGTGTGCCCGGTCGTCGCGCTGGAGGCCACTGCCGATTCGCTCGGTGAGGTCAGCGAGGCCGGCGACGTCAAGGCGGGCGACCAGCTCTTCTCCTGGCAGTAG
- the ptsP gene encoding phosphoenolpyruvate--protein phosphotransferase has product METTLRGVGVSHGVAIGEVRHMGTAVLEPPAKQIPADEAEREQGRARQAVEAVAADLIARGNLAGGEAQAVLEAQALMAQDPELIADVERRIAVGSTAERGVYDAFAAYRALLAGAGEYLAGRVADLDDVRNRIVARLLGVPMPGVPDSDEPYVLIARDLAPADTALLDPTLVLGFVTEEGGPTSHSAILARALGVPAIVALPGAGELVEGTVIAVDGSTGEVFVEPGAEKRAALEQAAAERRAALAASSGPGATSDGHKVPLLANVGGPGDVAAAVEAGAEGVGLFRTEFLFLDDSKKAPSEEKQVAAYRAVLEAFPEGRVVVRVLDAGADKPLEFLTPGDEPNPALGVRGLRTLLDHPDVLRTQLTALARAAEGLPVYLEVMAPMVADRIDAKAFADACREAGLRAKFGAMVEIPSAALRARSILQEVEFLSLGTNDLAQYTFAADRQVGAVSRLQDPWQPALLDLVAASAEAAKAEGKSCGVCGEAASDPLLACVLTGLGVTSLSMGAASIPYVRTTLSKHTLAQCERAAAAARAADTADDARAAAQAVLSGE; this is encoded by the coding sequence ATGGAGACAACGCTGCGAGGCGTCGGCGTCAGCCACGGCGTGGCGATCGGCGAGGTGCGGCACATGGGCACGGCGGTCCTGGAGCCGCCGGCCAAGCAGATTCCGGCGGACGAGGCGGAGCGCGAACAGGGGCGTGCCCGCCAGGCCGTGGAGGCTGTCGCCGCTGATCTGATAGCGCGGGGGAACCTGGCCGGGGGTGAGGCGCAGGCCGTGCTGGAGGCCCAGGCCCTGATGGCTCAGGATCCCGAGCTGATCGCTGATGTCGAGCGGCGGATCGCCGTCGGGTCCACCGCCGAGCGCGGGGTGTACGACGCGTTCGCCGCCTACCGGGCGCTGCTTGCAGGTGCCGGTGAGTACCTCGCGGGCCGGGTGGCCGACCTCGACGATGTGCGCAACCGGATCGTCGCCCGGCTGCTGGGTGTGCCGATGCCGGGTGTGCCGGACAGTGACGAGCCGTATGTGCTGATCGCGCGGGACCTGGCGCCGGCCGACACCGCGCTGCTGGACCCGACGCTGGTGCTCGGGTTCGTTACCGAGGAGGGCGGGCCGACCAGCCACAGCGCGATTCTTGCGCGGGCGCTGGGCGTGCCGGCCATCGTCGCGCTCCCGGGCGCGGGTGAGCTCGTCGAGGGCACGGTCATCGCCGTCGACGGCAGCACCGGTGAGGTCTTCGTCGAGCCGGGCGCCGAGAAGCGGGCGGCGCTGGAGCAGGCCGCGGCGGAGCGGAGGGCGGCGCTGGCGGCGTCGTCCGGTCCGGGTGCGACCTCCGACGGGCACAAGGTGCCGCTGCTGGCGAATGTCGGTGGTCCCGGTGATGTGGCCGCGGCGGTCGAGGCCGGGGCCGAGGGTGTCGGGCTGTTCCGTACGGAGTTCCTGTTCCTCGACGACAGCAAGAAGGCGCCGTCCGAGGAGAAGCAGGTCGCGGCGTACCGGGCGGTGCTGGAGGCGTTCCCGGAGGGCCGCGTGGTCGTGCGGGTTCTGGATGCCGGGGCCGATAAGCCGCTGGAGTTCCTGACGCCGGGTGATGAGCCGAATCCCGCGCTGGGTGTGCGGGGGCTGCGTACGCTGCTCGACCACCCGGATGTGCTGCGTACCCAGCTCACGGCGCTGGCCAGGGCGGCCGAGGGGCTGCCGGTCTATCTCGAGGTCATGGCCCCGATGGTGGCGGACCGGATCGACGCCAAGGCGTTCGCTGATGCCTGCCGGGAGGCCGGGCTGCGGGCGAAGTTCGGCGCGATGGTGGAGATTCCGTCGGCGGCTCTGCGGGCGCGGTCGATTCTGCAGGAGGTGGAGTTCCTTTCGCTGGGGACCAACGACCTGGCGCAGTACACCTTCGCCGCCGACCGTCAGGTGGGTGCGGTCTCGCGTCTGCAGGACCCCTGGCAGCCCGCACTGCTGGACCTGGTGGCGGCTTCGGCCGAGGCGGCGAAGGCCGAGGGCAAGAGCTGTGGTGTCTGTGGTGAGGCGGCCTCCGATCCGCTGTTGGCGTGTGTGCTGACGGGGCTCGGTGTCACCAGCCTGTCGATGGGGGCGGCGTCGATTCCTTACGTACGGACGACGTTGTCCAAGCACACGCTGGCGCAGTGTGAGCGGGCGGCGGCCGCGGCGCGTGCCGCGGACACCGCCGACGATGCGCGGGCCGCCGCGCAGGCGGTGCTTTCCGGGGAGTGA